The window CCGGATCATGCGAGCATCCCCGTCCTCGCGCGCGGCGTGAGCAGGATCGAGAGCAGGTCGGCGACGAGGTTCACGACGATGTAGGCGGCCGCGATGATCATCGCGAGCGCCTGCACGACGGGGAAGTCGGCGTTGCGCACCGAGTCGACGAGGAGCGCGCCGATGCCCGGATAGTTGAACAGGTACTCGACGAGCACGACACCGCCGAGGAGCCACGCGAGTTGCAGTGCGGTCACCTGCACGGCCGGCACGAGCGTGTTCGGCAGTGCGTGCCGGAGGAGGACGGCGCTCTCGGGGACACCCTTGAGTCTCGCGAGTTCGGCGTAGTCGGCGTCCATGGCCTCGAGGAGGTTCGCGCGCAGGATGCGCGCGAGATAGGGCACGATCGCGAGGACGAGCGTCGCGACGGGGAGCACCATCGACGACGGCCGCTGCCACGCCATCTCGCCCGGCGGCAGCACCGTCACGGCGGGCAGGAGGTGCAGCACGGTCGTCGAGAACAGGGCGACGAGCAGGATGCCGGTCACGAACTCGGGGATCCCGGCGAGCGTGAGGTTGATCACCTGCAGGGTCTGATCGATCGGCCCGCCGCGGAATCGGGCCGAGACGAGCGCGACGAGCATCGCGAGCGGGATCATGATGAGCGCCACGATCGTGACGAGGAAGAGGCTGTTCGTGAGCCGCTCGCCGATGAGCTCGCCGACGGGCAGCCCGTTCACGACGGAGTTGCCGAGATTTCCGGAGAGGAGATCGCCGAGCCAGATGACGTACCGCTCGACGGGACTGCGGTCGAGGTGCAGCTCGGCGCTGATCGCGGCGACGCGTTCGGGGCTCACCTCATAGTCCTTGCCGAGGATCGCGCGCACGGGGTCCCCGAGCGCGGTCGTCGAGAGGAAGACGATGACCGAGACGGCCCACAGGGTCAGCACGGCGAGACCGACGCGGCGCAGGAGCCACCACGCCCACGCCCGGACGGCGGATCGCGGTCGGCCGTCCGTCCGCGGGCCCGACGCGGCGAGCGCGACCGAGGCGGTCGTGAGCTGCTCGCCCGCACCGCCCACGTCGCCGGGTGGCTTCGCGCTGCTCATTCGTCCTCCCTGCCGCTCATGTCAGGTCCCGTCCTCCGCGCATCGTCCACAGGGCATCACGCTTCGTCCACGGGTGACGCCCGGTTGAAGCGGAACCCCGACATGGGCATCTCGATCACCGGTTCGAAGCCGGTCACGAAGTCGCTGTACGCGTCGACGTGACTCTTGAACCCCCACACGACGAGCCCGCCCTCCTCGTACTCGATGCGCTGCGCGTCCTGCAGCAGCGTGCGGCGCTTGGCGTCGTCGACCTCCCGCTGGGCGTCGTGGATGAGCTGTTCGAACACCGGATGGCTGAAGTGCGTCTCGTTGTACGGCGAATCGGACAGCGCGCACGCCTCGGCCTGCAGGAGGTACATGCGGGTCTCC is drawn from Pseudoclavibacter chungangensis and contains these coding sequences:
- a CDS encoding ABC transporter permease gives rise to the protein MSSAKPPGDVGGAGEQLTTASVALAASGPRTDGRPRSAVRAWAWWLLRRVGLAVLTLWAVSVIVFLSTTALGDPVRAILGKDYEVSPERVAAISAELHLDRSPVERYVIWLGDLLSGNLGNSVVNGLPVGELIGERLTNSLFLVTIVALIMIPLAMLVALVSARFRGGPIDQTLQVINLTLAGIPEFVTGILLVALFSTTVLHLLPAVTVLPPGEMAWQRPSSMVLPVATLVLAIVPYLARILRANLLEAMDADYAELARLKGVPESAVLLRHALPNTLVPAVQVTALQLAWLLGGVVLVEYLFNYPGIGALLVDSVRNADFPVVQALAMIIAAAYIVVNLVADLLSILLTPRARTGMLA